In Thermococcus gorgonarius, the genomic window GGGACCTGGAGTGCTATAGTTGGCGTCGGCTATGGGCTAGTGGCAGAGGGAAAGGTAGATTCGGCTGGGGGATTTCTTCTGACAGCTATGTTCCTTCACTTCCTATGGGACTACTTTGCCTTCCTGAGTACGGCTGTCCCGGCGTACGACATCATGCTGATCCTCCTGCTCTTCGTTAACGTCGCCATCTTGAGGTACCTGCTGATCATGGGCCGTGCCGAGGACGAGCAGAAGATGTGGTACTACGTTTTGAGGGGGCTGTGGAGGTGATGGCATTATGGATAACGCTGAAAAGCTTATAGATGAGGCACTCTTTGAAGCCAGGCCTTACGTTGAGTACTACGACAGGCTGAAAAGCCTTGTGAGAAACCTTTGGGAGAAGTCAAGGGACATGCAGGATTTCCTTCGTCTCCTGCAAGAAGAGCTCAGAAGGGCGGAGGAGCCCTTCAGGACAGATATTAGGATATTCCTCCAAAAACTCGAGGTCATCTAGTTTTTTCTTATCCTGGATGTCTAGATTATTGTTGAGTATTTCCAGTGAAAATTAGGATGTACAAAATTGTCCATAACCTGTCGCTCTCTCAAACATCAACGAGCCCATTGAAATCGCTGCATCCCAGGGCTCGAGAACGCCGGGGACTTTGAGGAAATATTCTGGTGAGGGGCTAGGCGCCCCTCGTTGCCACTATTTTTATCCCCTCCCACTCGGCAACAACGTCCCCTATCTTCACCGGCGCCTTTACCTTTATCCCAGCGAGGAACTTCATCAGCTCTGGTATCTTCTCCTTTGGAACCGGCTCTGCCGTTTTGACGCTCACCGTCGGAAGGGCGCCCCCTTCAACGGGAACAACGCTCATAACAACCCTCCTGGGATTCGTGACCTCCTGAACCGCCCACTCCTTACCGCGCGGGCAGGTGTGCCCCTTGACCTCCAGGACTTTTCCGTCCTTGACCTCGACCTCAATGGCACAGCTCAGGGGGCAGACGATGCAGATAAAGCGGTAGGTGGTCATGCCTTAACCACCTCCACGGTTAGCTTTTTGTTGGCCTTCTGAATCTCCTCTGCCTTCAGCTTGAGCCTTATCATCTCCGCAGGCTTGACCACAGGGAGCTTGAGCCTCTTGCCTATCTCTGGAATCCTCAACTCAACGTCCTCCATTGGCCTTGCAACGCGGAGGTATAGATAGACATCTCTCTCCCCGCTCAGGTAGTGAGGCACGACAAGACGGACGTTGGAGCCTTTCTCAACTTTTATCCACTTCCTGCTCTCGATTCCACCGTTGTCTA contains:
- a CDS encoding DUF1667 domain-containing protein; translation: MTTYRFICIVCPLSCAIEVEVKDGKVLEVKGHTCPRGKEWAVQEVTNPRRVVMSVVPVEGGALPTVSVKTAEPVPKEKIPELMKFLAGIKVKAPVKIGDVVAEWEGIKIVATRGA